The proteins below are encoded in one region of Dehalococcoidia bacterium:
- a CDS encoding nucleotidyltransferase domain-containing protein codes for MSPRARAASSRRDDRKVHEPGELDSALKAVVDDILAVYDAEKVILYGSAAEGRPWHDLDLLVIAETSDRFPERLKKVALAKSYWTPADILVLTPDELDEAVAENRYFIVEEVLKKGTTVYDRPGSKRLDPVRS; via the coding sequence GTGAGCCCGCGTGCCCGAGCGGCCTCATCACGCCGTGATGACCGGAAGGTCCACGAGCCAGGTGAGCTGGACAGTGCCCTGAAGGCCGTCGTCGATGACATACTCGCCGTCTACGATGCCGAAAAGGTCATCCTCTACGGCTCGGCGGCCGAGGGACGACCCTGGCATGACTTAGACCTTCTCGTGATTGCAGAGACCTCGGACCGCTTTCCAGAGCGACTCAAGAAGGTCGCGCTCGCAAAGAGCTACTGGACCCCTGCCGACATTCTCGTACTCACGCCGGATGAGCTCGACGAAGCGGTCGCGGAGAACCGCTATTTCATCGTCGAGGAAGTCCTGAAGAAGGGCACCACCGTCTATGACCGACCGGGATCCAAACGTCTGGATCCAGTTCGCTCTTGA
- a CDS encoding HEPN domain-containing protein → MTDRDPNVWIQFALDDLAWAKHTSQGGFFSRTCFAAQQAAEKALKAYLLERTRDYPQLISLLSLAVELDARFAQLKPDCDVLDEYYLPSRYPLVRPSRTFELEDAQDAIERASRIVSFVRARLA, encoded by the coding sequence ATGACCGACCGGGATCCAAACGTCTGGATCCAGTTCGCTCTTGATGATCTCGCCTGGGCGAAGCATACGTCGCAAGGCGGATTCTTCTCGCGTACCTGTTTTGCGGCTCAACAGGCCGCCGAGAAGGCCCTCAAGGCTTATCTATTGGAAAGGACGCGAGACTACCCGCAACTGATATCGCTCCTGTCGTTAGCGGTCGAGCTAGACGCCAGGTTCGCGCAGCTCAAGCCTGATTGCGATGTCCTTGACGAATATTACCTGCCTTCACGATATCCCCTCGTCAGACCGAGCCGCACTTTCGAACTCGAAGACGCGCAGGACGCCATCGAGCGGGCTTCCCGCATAGTGAGTTTCGTCCGGGCAAGGCTTGCCTGA